In the genome of Mycobacterium kansasii ATCC 12478, one region contains:
- a CDS encoding ATP-dependent helicase, giving the protein MSFDPLGRFSAITRDWFASTFAAPTAAQASAWAAIAAGDNTLVIAPTGSGKTLAAFLWALDSLAAAPDRQAGTRVLYVSPLKALGVDVERNLRTPLAGLTRLAERRGLPAPDISVGVRSGDTPPAARRQLIARPPDVLITTPESLFLMLTSAARETLANVETVIVDEIHAIAATKRGAHLALSLERLDDLAPGPAGRRRAQRIGLSATVRPPEELARFLSGRSPTTIVAPPAAKTLELSVQVPVPDMANLANNSIWPDVEARLVDLIEAHNSTIVFANSRRLAERLTARLNEIHAERCGEELPAAPDQKTNPKVAGGAPAHIMASGQSFGAPLLLARAHHGSVSKEQRALVEEDLKRGLLRAVVATSSLELGIDMGAVDLVIQVEAPPSVANGLQRIGRAGHQVGEISRGVLFPKHRTDLLGCAVSVQRMLAGQIETMRVPANPLDILAQHTVAAAALEPLNADRWFDTVRRSAPFATLPRGAFEATLDLLSGKYPSTEFAELRPRLVYDRDTGTLTARPGAQRLAVTSGGAIPDRGLFTVWLATEKPSRVGELDEEMVYESRPGDVISLGATSWRITEITHDRVLVIPAPGQPARLPFWRGDDVGRSAELGAALGALTGELARLNRDEFGKRCAALSFDDYATDNLWGLLDDQRAATRVVPTDTTLLVERFRDELGDWRVILHSPYGLRVHGPLALAVGRRLRERYDIDEKPTASDDGIVVRLPDTGDTPPGAELFVFDAEEIDDVITAEVGESALFASRFRESAARALLLPRRHPGRRSPLWHQRQRAAQLLEVARKYPDFPIVLETVRECLQDVYDGPTLTRLMADIAQRRVRIAEADTATPSPFAASLLFGYVGAFIYEGDVPLAERRAAALSLDSTLLAELLGRVELRELLDPEVIVATGRQLQHLTADRAARDAEGVADLLRLLGPLTEDEVAARAGAPDVGGWLEGLRAARRALTVSFAGRNWWVAVEDIGRLRDGVGAAVPVGLPATFTEEVADPLGELLGRYARTHTPFTTAEAAARFGLGLRVTTDVLGRLAGDGRLVRGDFVVAAAPGGVGSQQWCDAEVLRILRRRSLAALRAQVEPVSTTAYGRFLPEWHHVGATDTGGVDRLAAVIDQLAGARIPASALEPLVLAPRVRDYSPAMLDELLASGEVIWSGAGLISGSDGWVSLHLADSAPLTLALPANQPAEIELTDAHRVILDMLTGGGAYFFRQLTGNGHTETDLKTALWELIWAGWVTGDTFAPVRAILGGGPGARKRSAPAHRGHRPPRLSRYSVAHAQARAPDPTVAGRWSALPTAEPDSTLQAHYHAELLLNRHGVLTKGAAAAEGVPGGFATLYKVLSAFEEAGRCQRGYFVESLGGAQFAVASTVDRLRSYLDGIDPQRPEYRAVVLAAADPANPYGAALPWPGADREGAARPGRKAGALVVLVDGELAWFLERGGRTLLTFTADPGASHAAAIAVADLVAARRVASILVERVDGIPVLQPGGPGSVTDALAEAGFVRTPRGLRLR; this is encoded by the coding sequence GTGAGCTTTGACCCGCTAGGGCGATTCAGCGCGATCACCCGCGACTGGTTCGCCAGCACTTTCGCCGCGCCCACCGCCGCGCAGGCCAGTGCCTGGGCCGCCATCGCCGCCGGCGACAACACCTTGGTCATTGCTCCGACGGGCTCCGGCAAGACATTGGCCGCCTTCCTGTGGGCGCTCGACAGCCTGGCCGCCGCGCCGGATCGGCAGGCCGGAACCCGCGTCCTCTACGTCTCGCCGCTCAAGGCGCTCGGGGTCGACGTCGAGCGCAACCTGCGCACCCCACTGGCGGGGCTGACCCGGCTGGCGGAGCGCCGGGGTCTACCCGCGCCCGACATCAGCGTCGGAGTCCGCTCCGGCGACACCCCGCCCGCGGCACGACGGCAGCTCATCGCGCGGCCGCCCGACGTGCTGATCACCACGCCGGAGTCGCTGTTCTTGATGTTGACCTCGGCCGCCCGCGAGACGCTGGCCAACGTCGAGACCGTGATCGTCGACGAGATCCACGCCATCGCGGCCACCAAGAGGGGCGCTCATCTGGCGCTGTCGCTGGAGCGCCTCGACGACTTGGCGCCGGGGCCGGCTGGAAGGCGCCGAGCACAGCGCATCGGCCTGTCGGCGACGGTGCGTCCGCCCGAGGAACTCGCCCGGTTCTTATCCGGACGGTCGCCGACCACCATCGTCGCTCCCCCCGCGGCCAAGACACTGGAGCTGTCCGTGCAGGTGCCGGTGCCCGACATGGCCAACCTGGCGAACAACTCGATCTGGCCCGATGTCGAGGCCCGGCTGGTCGACCTGATCGAAGCGCACAACTCGACCATCGTGTTCGCCAACTCGCGGCGGCTGGCCGAACGACTCACCGCGCGGCTCAACGAAATTCACGCCGAACGCTGCGGCGAGGAGCTTCCCGCCGCGCCTGATCAGAAGACCAACCCGAAGGTGGCCGGCGGCGCGCCGGCCCACATCATGGCAAGCGGCCAGAGCTTCGGCGCCCCGCTGCTGTTGGCGCGCGCCCATCACGGATCGGTCAGCAAGGAGCAGCGCGCCCTGGTCGAGGAAGACCTGAAACGCGGGCTACTCAGGGCGGTGGTGGCGACGTCGAGCCTGGAGCTGGGCATCGACATGGGTGCGGTGGATCTGGTGATCCAGGTTGAGGCGCCGCCGTCGGTGGCCAACGGCCTGCAACGCATCGGGCGGGCCGGCCATCAGGTCGGCGAGATCTCGCGGGGCGTGCTGTTTCCCAAGCACCGCACCGACCTGCTCGGCTGTGCGGTGAGCGTCCAGCGCATGCTGGCCGGCCAGATCGAGACCATGCGGGTGCCGGCCAATCCGCTGGACATCCTGGCCCAGCACACCGTGGCGGCGGCCGCGCTGGAGCCGCTGAACGCCGACCGCTGGTTCGACACCGTGCGCCGCAGTGCCCCGTTCGCGACCCTGCCGCGCGGCGCGTTCGAGGCCACCCTGGATCTGCTGTCCGGTAAGTACCCGTCCACCGAGTTCGCCGAGCTGCGGCCGCGGTTGGTCTACGACCGCGATACCGGCACGCTGACCGCGCGTCCGGGCGCGCAGCGGCTCGCCGTCACCTCCGGCGGCGCCATCCCCGACCGCGGGCTGTTCACCGTGTGGCTGGCCACCGAAAAGCCCTCGCGGGTAGGCGAACTCGACGAAGAGATGGTGTACGAGTCGCGCCCCGGCGACGTGATCTCGCTGGGGGCCACCAGCTGGCGGATCACCGAGATCACCCACGATCGGGTGCTGGTGATTCCCGCGCCGGGCCAGCCGGCCCGGCTGCCGTTCTGGCGTGGCGACGACGTCGGCCGCTCGGCCGAGCTCGGCGCCGCGCTGGGCGCGCTGACCGGCGAGCTGGCCCGCCTGAATCGCGACGAATTCGGCAAGCGTTGTGCCGCTTTGAGTTTCGACGACTACGCGACCGACAACCTGTGGGGCCTGCTGGACGACCAGCGGGCCGCCACCCGGGTGGTGCCCACCGACACCACCCTGCTGGTCGAGCGGTTCCGCGACGAGCTGGGCGATTGGCGGGTGATCCTGCACTCCCCGTACGGGCTGCGGGTGCACGGACCGCTGGCGCTGGCGGTGGGCCGGCGGCTGCGGGAGCGCTACGACATCGACGAGAAGCCCACCGCCTCCGACGACGGCATCGTGGTTCGGCTGCCCGACACCGGGGACACACCACCCGGCGCGGAACTTTTCGTTTTCGACGCCGAGGAGATCGACGACGTCATCACCGCCGAGGTGGGCGAGTCGGCACTGTTCGCCTCCCGGTTCCGGGAGTCGGCGGCGCGGGCTTTGCTGCTGCCCCGTCGCCACCCCGGCCGCCGCTCGCCGTTGTGGCACCAGCGCCAGCGCGCCGCCCAGTTGCTCGAGGTGGCCCGCAAATATCCCGACTTCCCGATCGTGCTGGAAACCGTCCGCGAGTGCCTGCAAGACGTCTACGACGGCCCGACCTTGACCCGCTTGATGGCCGATATCGCCCAGCGCCGGGTGCGGATAGCCGAGGCCGACACGGCCACACCCTCCCCGTTCGCCGCCTCACTGTTGTTCGGCTACGTCGGTGCGTTCATCTACGAGGGCGATGTCCCGCTGGCCGAGCGCCGCGCGGCGGCGCTGTCGCTGGACAGCACGCTGCTGGCCGAGCTGCTGGGCCGCGTCGAGTTGCGTGAGCTGCTGGACCCGGAGGTCATCGTCGCGACCGGTCGCCAGTTGCAGCACCTGACGGCCGACCGGGCGGCCCGCGACGCCGAAGGCGTAGCGGACCTGCTGCGGTTGCTGGGTCCGCTCACCGAGGACGAGGTCGCCGCACGCGCGGGCGCGCCCGACGTCGGGGGGTGGCTGGAGGGGTTGCGCGCGGCCCGGCGCGCACTGACGGTGTCCTTCGCCGGCCGCAACTGGTGGGTGGCCGTCGAAGACATCGGCCGGCTGCGCGACGGCGTCGGCGCGGCGGTTCCGGTGGGGCTGCCGGCGACGTTCACCGAGGAAGTGGCTGATCCACTGGGCGAGCTGCTGGGCCGCTACGCGCGCACCCACACGCCGTTCACCACCGCCGAGGCCGCGGCCCGGTTCGGCCTGGGTCTGCGGGTGACTACCGACGTGCTGGGCCGGCTGGCCGGTGACGGGCGGCTGGTACGCGGCGACTTCGTCGTCGCCGCGGCGCCGGGCGGCGTCGGATCGCAGCAATGGTGCGACGCCGAGGTGCTGCGGATTCTGCGGCGCCGGTCGCTGGCCGCGCTGCGGGCCCAGGTCGAGCCGGTCAGCACCACGGCCTACGGGCGCTTCCTACCGGAATGGCACCACGTGGGCGCCACCGACACAGGCGGCGTCGACCGGCTCGCGGCGGTGATCGATCAGCTTGCCGGCGCGCGGATTCCGGCTTCGGCGCTGGAGCCACTGGTGCTGGCCCCGCGAGTCCGCGACTATTCACCGGCGATGCTCGACGAGCTGCTCGCCAGCGGCGAGGTCATCTGGTCGGGCGCCGGGTTGATCTCGGGCAGTGACGGCTGGGTCAGCCTGCACCTCGCCGATTCCGCGCCCTTGACGCTGGCATTGCCAGCCAACCAGCCAGCCGAGATCGAGCTGACCGACGCCCATCGGGTAATCCTGGACATGCTGACCGGCGGTGGCGCGTACTTCTTCCGCCAGCTCACCGGAAACGGACATACCGAGACGGACCTCAAAACCGCTCTCTGGGAACTGATCTGGGCCGGCTGGGTCACCGGCGACACCTTCGCGCCGGTGCGCGCGATCCTCGGCGGCGGCCCGGGTGCCCGCAAGCGGTCCGCCCCCGCACACCGCGGACACCGCCCGCCGCGGCTGAGCCGATACAGCGTCGCGCATGCCCAGGCCCGTGCCCCGGACCCCACCGTGGCGGGGCGATGGTCGGCGCTGCCGACTGCCGAACCGGACTCCACGCTGCAGGCCCACTATCACGCCGAGCTGCTGTTGAACCGCCACGGCGTGTTGACCAAGGGCGCGGCGGCCGCCGAAGGTGTGCCCGGCGGGTTCGCGACCCTGTACAAGGTGCTGAGCGCGTTCGAGGAGGCCGGCCGCTGCCAACGCGGCTACTTCGTCGAGTCGCTGGGCGGCGCTCAGTTCGCCGTCGCGTCCACCGTGGACCGGCTGCGCAGCTACCTCGACGGGATCGACCCGCAGCGGCCGGAGTACCGGGCCGTCGTACTGGCCGCCGCCGACCCGGCCAACCCCTACGGCGCGGCACTGCCCTGGCCGGGCGCCGACCGTGAGGGCGCGGCCCGGCCGGGCCGCAAGGCCGGGGCGCTGGTCGTGCTGGTGGACGGCGAATTGGCGTGGTTCCTCGAGCGTGGCGGCCGAACGCTGCTGACCTTCACCGCCGACCCGGGCGCCAGCCACGCGGCGGCCATCGCGGTGGCCGATCTGGTGGCGGCCCGCCGGGTCGCCTCGATCCTGGTCGAGCGGGTCGACGGGATACCGGTGCTGCAACCCGGCGGGCCGGGCTCGGTGACCGACGCTCTGGCCGAGGCCGGGTTCGTCCGCACCCCGCGCGGTTTGCGATTGCGATGA
- a CDS encoding PE domain-containing protein produces MSYLIAAPDVLTTAAVDVAGIASSVRAANLAALAPTSALMAAAADEVSAAISSLFSGHAKEYQALGAQAAAFHEQFVQALSAASGAYAAAEAANVNPLQTLAKDIFGAINAPTNFLLGRPLIGDGVDAMPGTGQPGGAGGILWGNGGAGGSGPVGQRGGTGGSAGLIGNGGVGGTGGIGGGTGGMGGWLLGNGGAGGTGGVGLGPIPAGTGGLGGSALSLFGAPGATGSVGEHPAVLSVSQAQALALLSMAPDANFLLIGTDGTNLAAILADPAGTPNFHTLMAQSVTSASTIVGHTSVSNPSWTTIQTGVWSETAGVTNNVFTPWTYDTWSTVYNQLEGTWGDQVNTTVIANWPVITDIAGAGSHPADHIEFVPQIPGDTNWIATQNLVGQKSQAAILAADPNKGNLIFSYFIGVDENAHMYGGDSPQYQEAIRNMDYNLGRQLPTSMGGSGLLGAVADWEVANPTEQFSTLVVTDHGEIGPQNFSITHGFQSPRETATFLIFDQAFNDVRDGYINNSWQIVSTTPTIMDQFGIPPLPYMQGAPLTSANFDGTYVDPGPNLFSVLSADFAGQGYPDIATTLSLGSRTVAATIPYLVYSPIQNIVDAVPSLLQLPVSWLGAGVYQSLNIPAQIWVRLTGVTGNQIIPPVLNPFLT; encoded by the coding sequence ATGTCGTATCTCATCGCCGCACCGGACGTGTTGACGACAGCAGCCGTAGATGTGGCGGGTATCGCCTCCTCGGTGCGGGCCGCGAACCTGGCCGCACTGGCGCCGACCAGCGCGCTGATGGCTGCTGCTGCTGACGAAGTATCGGCGGCGATTTCCTCGCTGTTTTCCGGCCACGCCAAGGAATACCAGGCGCTCGGCGCGCAGGCGGCGGCGTTTCATGAGCAATTTGTGCAGGCTTTGAGTGCCGCCAGCGGGGCATATGCGGCCGCGGAGGCGGCCAATGTCAACCCGCTGCAGACCCTCGCTAAAGACATCTTCGGTGCGATCAATGCGCCCACGAACTTCCTGTTGGGGCGTCCATTGATCGGCGACGGGGTTGACGCAATGCCCGGCACCGGGCAACCCGGTGGGGCCGGCGGGATTCTGTGGGGCAACGGCGGTGCGGGCGGGTCGGGTCCGGTGGGTCAGCGGGGAGGGACCGGCGGCAGTGCCGGGTTGATCGGTAACGGTGGAGTCGGCGGCACCGGCGGTATCGGAGGCGGAACCGGCGGCATGGGCGGCTGGCTGCTGGGCAACGGCGGGGCCGGCGGCACCGGCGGGGTCGGACTTGGACCTATCCCCGCCGGGACCGGTGGGTTGGGCGGGAGCGCGTTGTCCTTGTTCGGCGCCCCGGGAGCCACCGGCAGCGTCGGGGAGCATCCAGCAGTCCTGTCGGTGTCTCAAGCACAGGCCCTTGCTCTGCTTTCGATGGCACCAGACGCGAATTTCCTGTTGATCGGGACGGACGGCACGAATCTGGCCGCGATCCTGGCCGACCCCGCCGGCACCCCGAACTTCCACACGTTGATGGCGCAAAGCGTCACCTCCGCTTCGACGATCGTCGGGCACACCAGCGTCTCCAACCCCTCGTGGACGACCATCCAGACCGGTGTCTGGAGCGAGACGGCCGGCGTGACCAACAATGTCTTCACCCCGTGGACTTACGACACCTGGTCGACGGTGTACAACCAGCTCGAGGGCACTTGGGGCGATCAGGTCAACACCACGGTCATCGCGAACTGGCCCGTCATCACCGACATCGCCGGCGCCGGCTCGCACCCCGCCGACCATATCGAATTCGTCCCGCAGATCCCGGGAGACACGAACTGGATAGCGACGCAGAACCTGGTCGGCCAGAAATCGCAGGCCGCGATTCTGGCCGCCGATCCAAACAAGGGCAATCTCATCTTCTCCTACTTCATAGGTGTCGATGAAAACGCGCACATGTACGGCGGTGATTCGCCGCAGTACCAAGAGGCCATTCGAAACATGGACTACAACCTCGGTCGGCAACTTCCTACAAGTATGGGCGGTTCAGGCCTGTTGGGGGCGGTAGCCGACTGGGAGGTCGCAAACCCCACCGAGCAGTTCTCCACGCTCGTCGTTACCGATCATGGTGAAATCGGGCCTCAAAATTTCAGCATCACGCATGGCTTCCAATCACCCCGTGAGACAGCGACATTCCTCATCTTCGATCAGGCCTTCAATGATGTGAGAGACGGCTATATCAATAACTCGTGGCAAATCGTCAGCACGACGCCGACGATCATGGATCAATTCGGCATTCCGCCGCTGCCGTATATGCAGGGTGCGCCGCTGACATCCGCCAACTTCGACGGCACTTACGTTGATCCCGGCCCCAACTTGTTCAGTGTGCTCAGCGCCGATTTCGCCGGACAGGGGTATCCCGATATCGCGACCACCCTGAGCCTGGGGTCGCGCACGGTGGCGGCCACGATTCCCTACCTGGTGTACTCCCCGATACAAAACATCGTCGATGCGGTGCCCAGTTTGTTACAGCTACCCGTCTCATGGCTCGGCGCCGGCGTCTACCAGTCGCTTAACATCCCCGCACAGATCTGGGTCCGGCTCACCGGCGTGACCGGCAACCAGATCATCCCGCCGGTTCTCAACCCCTTCCTCACCTAG
- a CDS encoding DUF732 domain-containing protein: MATSLLRSRRTARRSRSVGLVVITGLLGLAVVAIPTAKADGIDDAFLNAVKAKGINFASPQAAILVGHQVCDELDLGRHKADIANDLAKGGNLDGYRAGYFVGLSVAAYCPRHHHSST, translated from the coding sequence ATGGCGACCAGCCTGTTGCGCTCGCGCAGAACCGCCCGAAGATCACGATCGGTAGGCCTTGTCGTGATCACCGGACTGCTTGGTCTGGCGGTCGTGGCGATCCCGACGGCCAAAGCCGACGGGATCGATGACGCATTCCTCAATGCAGTGAAGGCCAAAGGCATCAACTTCGCGTCACCGCAGGCCGCTATCTTGGTCGGCCATCAGGTTTGCGACGAACTCGATCTCGGACGGCATAAGGCCGACATCGCCAATGACCTGGCCAAAGGCGGCAATCTGGACGGCTATCGCGCGGGGTATTTCGTGGGCCTGAGCGTCGCCGCGTATTGCCCCAGACATCACCACTCGTCGACCTGA
- a CDS encoding PPE family protein, producing MYFIDLPPEITSALIHSGPGPQSLLEASDAWQRLGADVEESAGAYAPVLSTLTGSWQGPSSRAMIEAIGPYLAWLRVTAQQCRQLGSSAQVAAAAFDSALSAIVHPSEVSANRTQLAKLLVTNGFGRNLAAIADTETQYHTMWVSNAAAMYRYAATAQALVLPQFVSPPAIAAPGGVAAQAKLATAAAAAPAGAAPAAAAPAAASPVDAVLRAFGVSFDPNSGWFGLANTYANQFISSGFPINLLSYLAQNTSAQALQSVAPDIAEGLSEGESALGMSAANFSSAAGALGAAEAPAAALGVGVSMGNLTAPPAVVGLLTASHTPVQLASAVSPLPAGDSGFPMLPPLMPPPISAGSGWRKRKQPKYEDLEYGLELKGTVVPRPPSAG from the coding sequence ATGTATTTCATAGACCTGCCGCCCGAGATCACCTCGGCGCTAATCCATTCGGGACCTGGCCCGCAGTCACTGCTCGAGGCCTCCGACGCGTGGCAGCGGCTCGGCGCCGATGTGGAAGAGTCTGCCGGCGCGTATGCCCCGGTGCTGTCTACGTTGACCGGCTCCTGGCAGGGCCCATCCTCGCGGGCAATGATCGAGGCCATCGGCCCATACCTCGCCTGGCTGCGTGTCACCGCACAGCAGTGCCGGCAGCTGGGCTCCTCGGCCCAGGTTGCAGCGGCAGCATTCGACTCCGCGCTATCGGCGATCGTTCATCCCTCCGAGGTCAGCGCCAACCGGACCCAGTTGGCAAAACTGTTGGTCACCAACGGATTCGGTAGAAACCTCGCGGCAATCGCCGATACCGAGACCCAGTACCACACCATGTGGGTCAGTAATGCCGCGGCCATGTACCGGTATGCGGCCACGGCGCAAGCTCTGGTGCTACCCCAGTTCGTTTCGCCGCCAGCCATCGCGGCTCCCGGGGGAGTGGCTGCTCAAGCCAAGCTGGCGACAGCCGCCGCTGCGGCACCAGCAGGCGCTGCGCCCGCCGCTGCGGCGCCAGCCGCCGCCTCTCCGGTAGATGCGGTTTTGCGGGCGTTTGGTGTCAGCTTCGACCCCAACAGCGGCTGGTTCGGGTTGGCGAATACGTATGCCAACCAGTTCATTTCGTCCGGGTTTCCCATCAACCTGCTCAGCTACCTGGCGCAAAACACGTCAGCCCAGGCACTGCAGTCGGTGGCACCTGACATCGCCGAGGGCCTATCGGAGGGCGAATCGGCGCTGGGAATGTCGGCGGCTAATTTTTCCAGCGCGGCCGGAGCACTGGGGGCAGCGGAAGCACCCGCGGCAGCGTTGGGCGTCGGGGTGTCGATGGGCAACTTGACCGCGCCGCCCGCGGTAGTCGGGCTGTTGACCGCTTCTCACACGCCTGTGCAGCTGGCCTCGGCGGTGTCGCCACTGCCCGCCGGGGATTCCGGATTCCCGATGCTCCCGCCGCTGATGCCGCCCCCGATTTCGGCGGGCAGTGGGTGGCGGAAGAGGAAGCAACCGAAGTACGAGGACCTCGAATACGGTTTGGAGCTCAAGGGCACCGTGGTGCCGCGACCGCCGTCGGCGGGCTGA
- the nei2 gene encoding endonuclease VIII Nei2 has product MPEGDTVWHTAVVLRQQLAGRTLTRCDIRVPRFAAVDLSGHMVDEVLSRGKHLFIRVGGVSIHSHLKMDGSWRVAEHSVRVDHRARIVLEADNIRAVGVDLGVLELLDHDNDGAVVAHLGPDLLGEDWDAAVAAANLAADPDRPIAEALLDQRVLAGIGNVYCNELCFVSGHLPTAPVSAIADPQRLATRARTMLWANRFRWSRCTTGDTRAGRRLWVYGRAGEPCRRCGTCIECLHAGAGAGRVQFWCPTCQH; this is encoded by the coding sequence ATGCCCGAGGGTGACACCGTCTGGCATACGGCAGTCGTATTGCGGCAACAGCTGGCCGGCCGGACGCTGACCCGCTGCGATATCCGGGTGCCGCGGTTTGCCGCAGTCGACCTCAGCGGGCACATGGTCGACGAGGTGCTCAGTCGGGGTAAGCATCTGTTCATCAGAGTCGGCGGAGTCAGCATTCACTCCCATTTGAAGATGGACGGCAGCTGGCGAGTTGCCGAGCACTCGGTGCGGGTGGATCATCGGGCGCGAATCGTCTTGGAGGCAGACAACATTCGGGCGGTCGGTGTCGACCTGGGCGTGCTGGAGCTGCTGGACCATGACAACGACGGCGCCGTCGTCGCGCATCTGGGACCCGACCTTTTGGGCGAGGATTGGGATGCTGCGGTTGCGGCCGCCAATCTGGCCGCCGATCCGGACCGGCCCATCGCCGAGGCGCTGCTCGATCAGCGTGTACTGGCCGGGATCGGCAATGTCTACTGCAACGAGCTGTGTTTCGTCAGTGGACATCTGCCGACGGCGCCGGTCAGCGCCATCGCCGATCCACAGCGCCTAGCCACTCGTGCGCGAACGATGCTGTGGGCCAACCGTTTTCGCTGGAGTCGCTGCACCACCGGCGACACCCGGGCCGGTCGGCGGCTGTGGGTCTACGGACGCGCCGGGGAGCCTTGCCGGCGCTGTGGAACCTGCATCGAGTGCCTCCACGCCGGTGCCGGCGCCGGGCGAGTCCAGTTTTGGTGCCCTACCTGCCAGCACTGA
- the pstS gene encoding phosphate ABC transporter substrate-binding protein PstS — MRGNRFWITLSSLVFAVMLTACDGHGSAFGTGAVTVTPSGNVDCGGRPTLKASGSTAQEYAMARFAKDFERACPGQSVTYTPNGSGAGISEFTGNQTDFGSSDSPLNKDEYASAERRCGSPAWNLPVVFGPIAIAYRVNGRPSLALDGSTAARIFNGGIVAWNDPAIQALNPGVTLPDEPIRVVFRSDESGTTDNFQRYLDTASHGAWGRGAGRQFYGGVGEGVKGNDGAAAAVGRTEGSITYVEWSFAQAQHLDMAEIITSAGPDPVAISATSVGKTISAAWFIGEGNDLAFDTISFYRPNLPGSYPIVLATYEIVCSKYPDAQVGIAVRAFLQSVIDAGQRGLQDSGYVPVPDELKTRLSTAVRAVS; from the coding sequence CTGCGGGGCAACCGATTCTGGATCACGCTGAGCAGCCTCGTCTTTGCCGTGATGTTGACGGCATGTGACGGCCACGGCAGTGCCTTCGGAACGGGCGCAGTAACAGTAACGCCGTCGGGGAATGTCGATTGCGGCGGTAGGCCAACGCTGAAGGCAAGTGGCTCTACCGCTCAGGAATACGCGATGGCGCGATTTGCCAAGGATTTCGAACGCGCCTGCCCAGGGCAGTCCGTGACGTACACGCCCAACGGTTCCGGTGCCGGCATTAGCGAGTTCACGGGCAATCAAACCGATTTCGGCAGCTCCGATTCACCACTGAACAAGGACGAGTATGCCAGCGCTGAGCGGCGGTGTGGCTCGCCCGCGTGGAACTTGCCGGTCGTGTTCGGGCCCATCGCGATCGCCTACCGCGTCAACGGCCGGCCGTCGTTGGCCCTCGACGGTTCGACCGCGGCCAGGATCTTCAATGGCGGCATCGTGGCCTGGAACGATCCTGCGATCCAGGCGCTGAACCCTGGCGTCACCCTGCCGGATGAACCAATTCGTGTCGTGTTCCGCAGCGACGAGTCCGGCACCACCGACAACTTCCAGAGGTACCTCGATACCGCTTCACATGGCGCATGGGGCCGGGGTGCGGGGAGGCAGTTCTACGGCGGCGTCGGCGAGGGCGTCAAAGGCAATGACGGCGCTGCTGCGGCGGTCGGTCGCACCGAAGGATCTATCACCTACGTCGAATGGTCGTTCGCGCAAGCACAACACCTGGACATGGCCGAGATCATCACGTCGGCCGGTCCGGATCCGGTGGCGATCAGCGCAACCTCGGTGGGCAAAACGATTTCGGCTGCCTGGTTCATCGGGGAAGGCAACGACCTCGCATTCGACACCATCTCGTTCTACCGGCCGAACTTGCCCGGCTCCTACCCGATCGTATTGGCGACATACGAGATCGTGTGCTCGAAGTATCCCGATGCCCAGGTCGGTATCGCCGTAAGGGCGTTTTTGCAAAGTGTTATCGATGCCGGCCAGCGTGGTCTGCAGGACAGCGGATATGTCCCCGTTCCCGACGAGCTCAAGACTCGACTGTCGACGGCGGTCAGGGCCGTCTCGTGA
- a CDS encoding alpha/beta hydrolase family esterase, translating into MPWARWFLSFVLVACLAGCGEQRVSAARSRDQAGTLQFGGLKRTYIVHTPPGAPVGLVLNLHGGGGTGAGQQSLSAFDSVADANNLLVVYPDGYDKSWADGRGASPADRRHLDDVGFLVALVGKLQSEFSVPAGHVFATGMSNGGFMSNRLACDRADVFAAIAPIAGTLGVGVACNPSRPVSVMEAHGTADPVVPFNGGKVRGRGGTSQAISAASMVDRWRAVDGCQGDPTMDELPNVGDGTVVRRYDSRSCVAGTEVVFYRIDNGGHTWPGGKQYLPKTIVGPTTRAFDGSPAIVQFFVSHGRA; encoded by the coding sequence ATGCCGTGGGCGCGATGGTTCTTGTCGTTCGTTCTCGTGGCATGCCTGGCCGGCTGCGGAGAACAGCGCGTGTCGGCGGCACGTTCTCGAGATCAGGCCGGAACACTACAGTTCGGCGGCCTGAAGCGAACCTATATCGTGCATACGCCGCCGGGCGCGCCGGTGGGGTTGGTGCTCAACCTGCACGGCGGTGGTGGCACCGGCGCCGGACAGCAGAGTCTTTCAGCCTTCGACTCCGTTGCCGACGCCAACAACCTGCTGGTGGTCTATCCCGACGGCTACGACAAGAGCTGGGCCGACGGACGGGGAGCCTCGCCGGCGGACCGCCGCCATCTCGACGACGTCGGCTTTCTGGTCGCGCTGGTGGGCAAGCTGCAAAGCGAGTTTTCGGTTCCCGCCGGCCACGTCTTTGCCACCGGAATGTCCAACGGAGGATTCATGTCCAACCGGTTGGCCTGCGACCGCGCCGATGTGTTCGCCGCGATCGCGCCGATCGCCGGCACGCTGGGCGTGGGTGTGGCCTGCAATCCGTCGCGGCCGGTCTCGGTGATGGAAGCGCACGGCACCGCCGATCCGGTGGTGCCGTTCAACGGCGGGAAAGTGCGCGGCCGCGGCGGTACCAGCCAAGCCATCTCGGCTGCCAGCATGGTCGACCGGTGGCGCGCGGTGGACGGATGTCAGGGCGATCCCACGATGGACGAACTGCCCAACGTCGGCGATGGAACGGTGGTACGCCGTTATGACTCGCGGTCATGTGTGGCCGGGACCGAAGTGGTCTTCTATCGAATCGACAACGGCGGGCACACCTGGCCCGGCGGCAAGCAATATCTGCCCAAGACGATCGTCGGCCCCACCACGCGCGCCTTCGATGGGTCACCAGCCATCGTGCAGTTCTTTGTGTCGCACGGCCGGGCCTAA